In Gimesia panareensis, the genomic window TGAGTTGCAACAGCCATCGGGACAACAAAGAGTCGATCTATTTTGACAATATCTCCTGGTATGGAACGGGTCATGTTGCGCCCTCGATGCGCGACCCTCGGAAAGTCTACCGCCGTATGTTCGGCACTCAGGAAAACCAGGCCTATCGCGATATCACGGGACTGGTTCTCGAAGATGCACGTTCATTAAACAGACGACTCGGCCGTGCAGACCGTGAAAAATTTGCGGAGTACTTCGATGGCATCAGGACGATCGAAGAACAAATGGACAAACTCGATCTGATAAAACATGAAATTGGCAAAGCTGCGGTGAAAGAACCAGATAATTCAGTACTCCCCCGTGGCCAATATATTCGCCTGATGGGAGACCTGATGGTGGCAGCCCTCCAGGTTGGTTTAACCAATGTAGCCACGTTGATGATTGGGCCCGAACGCTGGGATACCCCCATGCGCTACGAATCGCTGTTCGACAAACCGATGAGCCATCATCAGATGTCTCATAATCAGAATAAGTTTATGAAAGAACTGTTACAGGTGGATCAATTCCACATGGAACAGTTTGTTTATCTCGTACAAAAAATGGATGGCATTCGCGAAGCGGATGGAACGACATTACTGGATAATACCATTTTCACTTATGGTTCCGGTCTGGGTGATGGTGCCACCCATCAATATACCGACCTGCCCATCGTCGTCGCCGGTTCGGGCGGAGGACGCTTAAAGACGGGACAGCATCTGCACTGCTCTGACGGCACAGCCCTGGCAAACCTCTGGCTCACGCACGCACAAGCCATGGGTTTAAAGCTCGATCGGTTTGCCGACAGCATCGGCCCCGTTCAGCAATTATTGAC contains:
- a CDS encoding DUF1552 domain-containing protein; the encoded protein is MMIEINRRSFLRGAAGATLALPWMESLAHSEVPPKPAQRLAVFYVPIGVVRRGFFPGEQNAEIPKFTSSQKEITRETGLEVGMRPLEQLTPTQQPLEKAKQKVTLITGMDRFYKHGSDVHAQCASCFLSSATAHAVKSSVYPLARTLDHIIADHVGDQTPFRTLELSCNSHRDNKESIYFDNISWYGTGHVAPSMRDPRKVYRRMFGTQENQAYRDITGLVLEDARSLNRRLGRADREKFAEYFDGIRTIEEQMDKLDLIKHEIGKAAVKEPDNSVLPRGQYIRLMGDLMVAALQVGLTNVATLMIGPERWDTPMRYESLFDKPMSHHQMSHNQNKFMKELLQVDQFHMEQFVYLVQKMDGIREADGTTLLDNTIFTYGSGLGDGATHQYTDLPIVVAGSGGGRLKTGQHLHCSDGTALANLWLTHAQAMGLKLDRFADSIGPVQQLLT